DNA from Aliarcobacter skirrowii CCUG 10374:
TGAGTTTAAAAATATGCCAATGTTTGATGAGTTAAATAGTAGAAATGTTTTTGATGCTTTTAGGGAGTTAGAGTTTTATTAATAAAAACGGAAAAATCCGTTTTTATTAGCAAGAGTACATTGTTTTAAATTCAAATGGTGTAGGTCTTGCTTCATAAGGCCAAACTTGAGTTGAAAACTTATAGTGTTGATAAGTATCAATCATCTCTTTAGTAAATACAGGTCTTAAAAACTCATTGTGTCTTATAAGTGCTTCTAAAGATCCTCTTAATGTATGAGGCATTTGAGGAATATCTCTTTCTCTAATCTCATCTAATGATAATTCAAATAGATCATCATCCATAGGACCAATTGGTTCATATTTATTTTTAATTCCATCAAGTCCCGCCATTAACATAGCAGAAAATGCCAAATATGGACAAGCTGTTGAATCTGGAAATCTCATCTCAACTCTTGTTGATTTTTCACCTGCTCCATAAGGAATTCTACAAGATGCACTTCTATTTTGAGATGAATAAGTCAAAATTGATGGTGCTTCAAACCCTGGAATTAACCTTTTGTATGAGTTTGTAGATGGATTTGTAAAAGCAGCAACTGCTCTTGCGTGTTTAAATACTCCACCAATATACCATCTTGCAATATCACTTAGATTTCCATATTCACCCTGCTTGTAGAATAGATTTTTTCCATTTTTCCAAATACTTTGATGAACATGCATTCCACTTCCATTGTCTCCATAAAGAGGTTTTGGCATAAATGTAGCAGATTTTCCATTTAGATGAGCTACCATTTTAATCACATATTTAAGTTTTTGAACATTATCACTAGCTTCAATTAAATCTGCATAAACTATACCTATTTCGTGTTGTCCTTGAGCAACTTCATGGTGTCCTAAAGTAACTTCAAGACCAACTTGCTCTAAAACTTGCATCATTTCAGCTCTTAAATCAACTCCATTATCAATAGGAGCTACTGGGAAATATCCACCTTTAAGACCTGCTCTATGACCTATATTTCCACCCTCATAATCTCTTGCACTATTCCATTCTCCATCTTCACTATCTACTTTGAAAGATGATTCATTTACGCTATCTTTTATTTTTACATCTTCAAATATAAAAAACTCATTTTCAGGTCCAAAATATGCAACATCACCAATATTTGCCTCTGCTAAATACTCTACTGCTTTTTTTGCAATAGATCTTGGGCATTTTTCATACATTTTATCTTTATAAATATCATAAACATCACAAATAACAATTATTGTACTATCAGCTGTAAATGGGTCTAAAAATGCAGTTGGAACATCTGGTTTTAAAATCATATCTGATCTATGAATTGGTTGCCAAGCATCGATTGATGAACCATCAAAAGGCATTCCATTTGCTAGTAAATCTTTGTTTACAGCTTTAATATTATAAGTTACGTGATGCCAAGTACCTTTAAGATCAGTAAATCTAAAATCTACAAATTTAACTTCGTGTTCACTACAAAAACTAAAAAACTCTTCTATACTATTTACAAATTTTCCCATTTTTAACTCCATAAAATTTTAAGGTGCAATTTTATCTAAAACTCGATTAAATTCATCTCTTTTTTATAAAAAGTAACACACTTTTTATAGCCAATATCTTTTACTATTTTTACAGCTTCATCATAACCAAAACCAACATGCTCAACACTATGTGCATCTGAACCAAATGTTATGTTTATTCCTAAATCAAAAGCCTCTTCTAAAAGCTGTTTTGATGGATATAGTTCATTTATTGGTTTTCTAAGTCCTGCTGGATTTATCTCTAAAACCATATTTGATTTTTTTATCTGTTTTAAACTATCTTTTGCAATTAATCTTATATCTTTTTTTGGTAAAAATTTGAAAACTTTTATCAAATCCAAATGCCCAACTATTTGAAAATAGTTTGTT
Protein-coding regions in this window:
- the glnA gene encoding type I glutamate--ammonia ligase; amino-acid sequence: MGKFVNSIEEFFSFCSEHEVKFVDFRFTDLKGTWHHVTYNIKAVNKDLLANGMPFDGSSIDAWQPIHRSDMILKPDVPTAFLDPFTADSTIIVICDVYDIYKDKMYEKCPRSIAKKAVEYLAEANIGDVAYFGPENEFFIFEDVKIKDSVNESSFKVDSEDGEWNSARDYEGGNIGHRAGLKGGYFPVAPIDNGVDLRAEMMQVLEQVGLEVTLGHHEVAQGQHEIGIVYADLIEASDNVQKLKYVIKMVAHLNGKSATFMPKPLYGDNGSGMHVHQSIWKNGKNLFYKQGEYGNLSDIARWYIGGVFKHARAVAAFTNPSTNSYKRLIPGFEAPSILTYSSQNRSASCRIPYGAGEKSTRVEMRFPDSTACPYLAFSAMLMAGLDGIKNKYEPIGPMDDDLFELSLDEIRERDIPQMPHTLRGSLEALIRHNEFLRPVFTKEMIDTYQHYKFSTQVWPYEARPTPFEFKTMYSC